From Pseudomonas arsenicoxydans:
ACGCAAGGGCGTTTGCATTTGGGTTTCAGGCCAGCATCGACAGCAAGATTCCTTGCCGGTCCAGTTTGGCCAGGTCGTCGAAACCACCGACATGGGTGTCGCCGATGAAAATCTGCGGCACGCTACGTCGACCGCTGCGCTCGAGCATTTCCTTGAATTTGCCAGGGTCCGATTGAACGTTGATCTCTTCGGTGGCGATGCCTTTGTTCGCCAGCAGCGCCTTGGCGTTGCGGCAATAGGGGCAGGTGTCGGTGGTGTAAAGCGTCACAGTGTTCATGGTGTGGTCTCCTCAGGTTGAAAGCGGCGATCAGGCGTCGATGGCAGGGAAATCGATGTCGGTCAGGGCCAGGTTGTTCAAGTAGTTGGTCAGGGTCTGCGAGGCGACGTGGGCGACCACCTCAATGATCCTGGCGTCGTCGATGCCGGCGGCGCGCGCCGCTTCAATCTGCTCGTTGCTCAAGTGGCCACGGCTTTCGGTGATTTGTCGGGCCAGTGCGGCAAAGGCATTGAGTTGACCTTGTCGGGCACTGAGGATGTCCTGCGCGGACAGCCCGGCCTTGCCGGCGAACAGCGTGTGCGCCGCCAGGCAGTAATCGCAGCCGTTGGCCTGCGAGGTGGCGAGAAACACCGCTTCCTTTTCAGTCGCACTCAGGGACGTCTTGCCCAGCGCCACCGACTGTTGCAGATAGGCCGACAGCACGGCGGGTGCATGGGCCAGTGTCTTGAAGACATTGGGCAAAAAGCCGATTTTCTTTTGCACACCCTCCAGCAGCGGGCGAGTGGCTTCAGTGGCGTTTTCGAGGTTCAGGGCAGTGATGCGGCTCATGGTGATACTCCGTAGATTCAAGCGCGTTGTGCGCTGGGTACGGGCTCCATGCTAAGGGGCGAGACTGGCTTTTAGGGTGCAAATCGTCGAGGATATGCGACAGATCGTCCAAATAAGTCGCCGGGAGCTGTTCCATGGATCGCTTATCCACCTTGCTTACGCATTTCGGCGTCAGTGCCGGAACCTTCCACAGCGGGCATTTTTGCGGAGCCACTGCGTTTGACGGCGAACAGGCCACCGGCCACCTGCATCTGCTTCAAGCGGGGGAACTGACGCTCAGGCTGGCTGATGATCGCGAGGTTCGGCTCGACCAGCCGACCTTGATTTTTTTCCCTCGCCCATACCGCCATCGCTTGTTCGCCCACGAAGCATCGGGCACGCAAGTGGTGTGCGCGTCCCTGGCCTTCGACGGCGGGGCGGGCAATGCCCTGGCGGCCGCGCTACCGGATTACCTGGTGCTGGGCCTCGACAGCGTGCCGACCCTGGCTGGAACGCTGGACTGGCTGTTCAACGAAGCCTTTGGCGGCACCTGCGGTCGCGAAGCGATGATGGACCGGTTGTTCGAACTGCTGGTCATTCAGCTGCTGCGACACATTCTGAGCAACCGCGAGCAAAGCCCCGGGATGATGGCCGGTCTCGCCGATCCACGTCTGGCGCGCCCCATGAGCCTGATGCACGACGCGCCGGCCAAGGCCTGGACCGTGGCCGAATTGTCGGCGGCGGCGAACATGTCCCGGGCTAGTTTTGCCGAACATTTTCGCCTGGTGGTGGGGCAGACGCCGGTCGATTATCTGGTGAGCTGGCGTATCAGCCTGGCGCAGAAACGCTTGCGTGAAGGCAAGTCCATCGCGCTGATCGCCGATGAAGTCGGCTATGAAAGCCCTTCGGCGCTGGCCCGGGCCTTTCGGCGTAAAACCGGTGTCAGTCCGCGCGAGTGGGTGCAGGAAGGTAAACGTCCACGGTGACCCTCGCGCCACAAGGATCTCAATCCGGCGGGCTGTTGGGGGATCGTGAGATAGACTCATCAACGGGCATCGAACCGTGGGAGTGGCAGCCGTGGCGCAATTCAAATGGACTCGCTGATCACCGCAGCAGCGCACGCACTCGCGGCGGGTGATCCGCTTGGCGCATTAAATCGGGTCGCCCTGCGCGACGACGCGCCGGCGCTGGCGCTGCGTGGGATCGCCATGGCGCAGCTTGGCGAGTTTGTTCGGGCAAAGGAGCTGGTCCGACGCGCCGCCCGCGCTTTCGGTCCGAAAGAGCCGATGGCCCGCGCGCGGTGTGTGGTGGCCGAGGCCGAAATCGCCCTGGCTTCACGGGACTTGGGCTGGCCGGTGAAAGCGCTCGAAGCGGCGCGAGTGACACTGCAAGCCCATGGCGACTGGGTCAACGCCGCCCACGCGCGGTATTTGCAGGTTCGCCGCTTGTTGTTGATCGGGCAACTGGAGGAAGTCGAAGCGTTGCTCGCCGAGCTTGACCCAGCGCCATTACCGCCCGCATTGCGAGCCGCCCATGAGCTGGTGGTGGCAGGCATCGCGATGCGCCGGCTCGAGACGACGAAGGCCCGATCTGCGCTTGAACGGGCCGAACGCGCCGCGCTCCAGGCTGGCATTCCTGCACTGACCGCCGAGGTCGAAAATGCTGCCCATCTGTTGAACAGCCCGGTGGCGCGACTGATTGCTCAAGGCCAGGAACGACCCTTGTTACTCGACGAAGTTGAAGCACTGCTCGGGTCAACGTCACTGGTGGTCGATGCGTGCCGTTACGTTGTGCGGGGCGCCGGGATGTCGGTGTCCCTCGCCACGCGCCCGGTGTTGTTCACCCTCGCACGGGCGTTGGCTGAGGCTTGGCCCGGCGAGGTGGCGAGGGAAACACTCATCACTCAGGCCTTTCGCTTGAAGCTTGCGGACGAGTCGCATCGCGCACGGTTGCGTGTGGAAATTGGCCGGCTGCGCGCGGCGCTCAAACCGCTGGCGGGTGTCACCGCGACCAAGCGCGGGTTCGCGCTGCAACCTCAGGTTGCCGACGACGTCGTGGTGCTGGCCAGACCGGTCGAAGAACCGCAAGCAGCGCTGCTGGCCTTTCTCGCCGACGGCGAGTCGTGGTCCAGCTCGGCGCTGGCCCTGGCGCTGAACACCGGTCAACGCACCGTGCAGCGGGCTCTCGATGCCCTGGCGGCGTCTGGCAAGGTGCAATCGTTTGGTCGCGGGCGAACCCGGCGCTGGTTGACGCCGCCGATGCCCGGTTTCGCGACGACTTTGTTACTCACCCCTTGGGCGCCGGGTGATTAGGATCCACCTCACCACCCCTGTGACGAGGACGCAGACATGAAACACTCAGCAGCTGAAATCATCCGCGAATACGGCCCGTTTCCGGGCGTCGACCACGTGCATGGCGTGTCTTATGACGGCCACAACGTCTGGTTTGCCTCTGGAGAAAAACTCAACGTATTCGACCCGGCAAGCGGGCAGACACTGCGCTCTATCGATGTCGCTGCCCATGCCGGCACCGCGTTCGACGGCCAGCACCTGTATCAGATCGCCGAGGATCGCATCCACAAGATCGACCCGCAGACCGGCCGCGTCCTCGCAACGATTCCCGCGCCAGGTGGCGGAGGCGACTCGGGCCTGACGTGGGCGGAAGGGACGCTTTGGGTCGGCGAATATCGCGATCGCAAGATTCATCAAATCGACCCCGACACCGGCAAAGTGCTGCGCACGCTCGAATCCAACCGCTTTGTCACCGGCGTGACCTGGGTCGAAGGCGCGCTGTGGCACGGCACATGGGAAGAGGAAGAAAGTGAATTGCGGCGTATCGATCCGAAAACCGGCGAGGTCCTGGAAAGCGTGGTGATGCCGCCAGGCGTCGGCGTGTCGGGACTGGAGTCCGATGGCGCAGACCGGTTTTTCTGTGGCGGTGGCAAGAGCGGCAAGGTGAGGGCCGTGCGCCGGCCCGTCGCCTCTTAGAAGGTGAACTGACGCGAAGACCGAGGTGCGTTCCGGGCCATTTCGATCTCCAGCAGGTGATCAGCCAGCACGTCGCTCAGAAACCGGAACTGATCGTTCAGCCCGACCACTTCGTTGTTGAAGTGGTTGGCGGCTGCCGGTATCAGCAGGGCCTCGAAGCCCTCGTCGAACACCAGTGACAGCGTTTTGCGAGAGACGGATGTTTGCGAATAGTAGTTGTTGCCGAATACCGGAAAACTCACGGCGAGATTGACGGAGTGGATCATGAGGTGCGCTCCTCGGCCAGGACAATGTATGAAAAAGCAGTCAGCGTAACGGCCGTCAGGGCCAGGCAGGTCAGCAGATGGATCAACATGGTTTTCCCCTCCGATGTGGGGTTTCGCCTTTGGATGGGTTGATCCTGCGCCAAGCGGTTTTTTAGCGGAAGGCAATCATCGCGATGGTGAATATCGATAAAGATGATGGTGTCTTCCAGGGCTCCATCGCGGGCAAGCCCGCTCCCACATTGGAACGCGGTGAACTGTGGGAGTGGGCTTGCCCGCGAAGAGGTCCTTGAGAAAGCAATCAATCCAAAGCGAACAAACCCCCGCACCTATACTCAAAATAAATAGGCTTTTCGTGCGCCGGACATACCGTTCGGGGATCACTGTAGGAAACCGCGATCTTGAACCTGCGTTCGCTGATCGTCGCCGTGATGGTGGTGTTGGCGGGTTGCGCCACGTCTTCGCATGCCCCGGTGGTCGCGCCGGTTGTGGTGGTGTCCGAGAGCACCTGGCGCCAGGTGGATCGCGAAATTGTCGCTGCCTCCCAGTCCGCCACCGAACAAACCAAAATCTACTCGCGCGGGGCCATGGAATACTGGCGAACCCGGGTTTACGAACTGACCGAAGAAAACTTCATCCCCTGGTTCAGCAGTTACTGGACCCAGGAATGGCTGTCGATGAAGGTCAGCTGGTACACCCTCAGCGCCAAGGGTGAGCAGGATGCCTCGGCCACGCGCCTGGCGGCCTATCTGCTGGAGCAATATCAGGAACGCGTGTTGGCGCCAGTCGCTGTGGAGATCGATCCCGACGCGATTCTCGGCCAGGCCACGGCGTTCTACGTCGACATTCTTCAGGAAGAGCTGCAGAAGATTTCCCAGCGCCACGGCGTGCCGATGGAGCAACTTAACGCCCGAATCCAGAAAATCCCCGCCATCGCCCTGGGACCGCCGCCGGCCCGGGATGCTTCGCTGTACCAAGTGGTGCATACGCAACCGCTGAATACATTGCCGGCCTACGCGGCGCTCATCGACAAAATCCACAAGGCGGGCGGCGACAAAGGCGTGGGGTCGACCGACACGGCGATGGCACCCGTGGCCAAGCGCGCCAGCCAGCGAATGGAAGCCGAAATGGCTCCGCGCGGCGCCGCCAGTGCGGTAGCGGCGGCGGCCGGCAAACTCGCGGGAGGTTTGATTACCGTGGGAGTGGCGGGGATCCGCGCGATGCTTCAGGCCAGCGACCGGCCAGACAGCGAGGCGCTGATTCGCAGCAGCCTGGGCAATACATTCGATAAAGCCTGGTTGAAACTGGTGCAGAACCCGACGACCGGCGTGATGGCCGGCACGTTGTACATGGCGGGGCAAATTGAGGGCAGTTTGGCAGGCAGTGCCGATGTACCGTCGGTCAGCTCGGGCCCTGGTGCTGTCGAATGGCGCGCGCCGGAATCGACTAACCAGCAGATCGACCCTCAACCCCCCGCAGGAGAATGACCATGTCTTACGTCGATGGTTTTGTCGCGGCCGTACCGACCGCCAATCGCGAAAAATTCAAGAAACACGCCGAAACCGCCGCCGCGATTTTCAAGGAAAGCGGTGCGCTCAGCGTCACCGAGTGCTGGGGCGATGACGTGCCTGATGGCAAGCTGACCTCGTTCCCCATGGCGGTGAAACTCAAGGAGGATGAAACCGTGGTGTTTTCCTGGATCGTCTGGCCGGACAAGGCCACCCGCAATGCCGGCATGGACAAACTCATGAACGATCCGCGCATGCAGCCCGACACCAATCCGATGCCGTTCGATGGTCAGCGGTTGATCTTTGGTGGTTTCGAAATAATCGTCAAAGCCTGACGCCCGCGGCAGGATCATTCCGGAGTCGGGGTGATCCTGCAGCTCTTGCGATTGCGGATTTCAGTGTCCGTCGGTCGTTCCCTGACAAACTCGAAACGCGGCTCGCCTTCGCTGTAATGCACCAGCCAGCCCCATTCCAGCTCGGCTTCATCCTGGCCGGGTTTCGGTGGCACGGCCCACCATGGCTCTTTGCTGATGATCTGTCGCATGGCCCCCTCCACTGATTCGGTTGCTTGAACTATAACTTGCCTGTCAGGAGGTGCCAGGTATGAGCGACGAATCCCATGAACCGCTGAAACGGCTGTTTTTTGCCCTGGATTGTGCGCCGGCCCAGCGTAAGTCCATTGCTCAGTGGCGTAGCGCGCTGCAGCTTCGCAACGGTCGCCCGGTGCCTGCGGAAAACTTCCACCTGACGTTGATGTTTTTGGGCGCTGTCGAGGTGGCGCACATCGCCGAGATCTGCACGGCGGCTTCCAAGGTTCGCGTCCCCGGTGTGCCCTTGAGGGTGGCGCTGGATCGGCTGGATGTCTGGCGCAAGGCCGGGGTGTTGGTGCTGGCGCCGGAGCAGGCATCGCCAGAATTGCTGCGACTGGTTTACGGCCTGGAACAGGCGATGTTGCCGTTTGGCTTCGAGGATTCGCCGAAGGAGTTTCGGCCGCACCTGACGTTGATGCGTGACTATCGGGTGCCGGTGCCTGAATCCGCGACACCGCCCGAGTTTTTTCTGCGGGCCGATCATTTCACGCTGTTCGAATCCCATAAGGGCCGGTATCGGGCACTGGCGCAATGGCCGCTCGCGCTCCCATAAAAAAAGGCGCCCGAGGAGGGCGCCCAAATTCACCTGAACCGAGAGGAAGCCAGGTGAGGCCGTTCTTGACAGGAGTGCAGCGGTGGTAAGGCGCTGCGTGAACGGAAAACGTTGTCACTGACCACTGACCACTGACCGTTTGATCGTTCCCACGCTCCGCGTGGGAATGCCTGCACGGACGCTCCGCGTTCGGCTTTGGAAGGGACGCGGAGCGTCCCGGGCTGCATTCCCACGCGGAGCGTGGGAACGATCAGTTGATCAGCGATCAGCGATCAGTGGATCAGTGGATCAGTGGTGAATCATTTGCCGAGCTTCACCCGCGTCCAGCCTCGGGTCATCACTCGCTGAATACCAATCGGCATGTCCGGGATCGCATACAACGTCGCCATCACTTCCTGCGACGGATACGACCCTGGATCATCGCGAATCGCTTCATCCACCAAGGGCGTCGCCGCCGCGTTGGCATTGCTGTAGCCGATGTTGTTGGTGATCTCGGCAATGATGTCCGGGCGCATCAGGAAATTCATGAACAGGTAGGCGTTCTCGACGTTCGCCGCATCCCGAGGGATGGCGACCATGTCGTAAAAACTGCCGGCCCCTTCCTTGGGGATGCTGTAGTCGATCTTCACCTTGTCGCCCGCTTCCTGAGCGCGGGCCTTGGCCTGCAGCACGTCGCCGGAGTAACCGACCGCGACGCAGATGTTGCCGTTGGCCAGGTCTGAGATGTATTTCGACGAATGGAAGTACGCCACCGACGGCCGAATCTTCATGAACAGCGCTTCAGCTTCGGCGATCTGGCCTTTGTCCTGAGAGTTCACCGGATAGCCCAGGTAGTGCAGGGCGGCCGGCAGCATCTCGGTCGGCGAGTCCAGGAAGCTGATCCCGCAGGCTTTGAGCTTTTGCGAGTTTTCCGGTTTGAACAGCAAGTCCCAGGAGTTGGTCGGCGCGTTCGTGCCGAGCACTTCCTTGACCTTTTGCGGATTGAACCCGATGCCGATCGAGCCCCACATGTACGGGAAGGCGTGACCGTTATCCGGGTCGCTGGCGGAGGCGTTCTTCAACAGCACTGGGTTGAGGTTTTTCCAGTTCGGCAGCTTCGACTTGTCCAGCGTCTGATAGACGCCAGCCTTGATCTGCTTGGCCAGGAAACTGTTGGACGGCACCACGATGTCGTAGCCGGATTTGCCCGCGAGCAGGCGTGCCTCAAGGGTTTCGTTACTGTCGAACACATCGTAGGTCACGCGGATGCCGGTCTCGTCTTCGAATTTCTTGACGGTGTCCGGGGCGATGTAATCCGACCAGTTGTAGACGCGCAGTACCTTGTCATTGGCCTGGGCGCCCGTAGCCATTGCGCCCAATAAGGACAGTGTCAGCAGAGTCCTGCCAAACATTTTCATCGGTACAACTCCATTCTTTACGCAAAGCGTTTGAAACGCGACGGCCTAGGCCGTCGCTTCTACCAATTGCTTCTCAGGTTGCTTCCACGATTCGCTGGCGGTCTGGTCCATCGCTTCCTGGATCGCGCGTTTACGGGTGGCTTCGGCGCGACGGCTGAAGAACCAGACCATGAACGTTACGATCGAGACGGCGAGCAGAATCAGGCTGGCCACGGCGTTGATCTCAGGCTTCACGCCCAGACGCACCGCCGAGAACACTTCCATCGGCAGGGTCGTCGAACCCGGGCCGGAAACGAAGCTCGCCAGCACCAGGTCATCCAGCGACAAGGCAAACGACATCATGCCGCCAGCCGCCAGAGACGGCGCGATCATCGGAATGGTGATCAGGAAAAATACCTTGAACGGCTTCGCCCCCAGGTCCATGGCCGCTTCTTCGATGGACAGGTCCAGCTCACGAAGGCGGGCGGAGACCACCACCGCGACATAGGCGGCGCAGAACGTGGTGTGGGCAATCCAGATGGTGACGATGCCGCGTTCCTGCGGCCAGCCGATCAACTGCGCCATGGCCACGAACAGCAGCAACAGCGACAGGCCGGTGATCACTTCGGGCATCACCAACGGCGCGGTCACCAGGCCACCGAACAGCGTGCGGCCCTTGAATCGCGTCACGCGGGTCAGCACGAATGCCGCCAACGTGCCCAGCGCGACCGCGGCAATCGCGGTGTAGCAGGCGATTTCCAGCGAGCGCACCACCGAGCCCATCAGTTGGGTGTTGTCAGCCAGGCCGACATACCACTTGATCGACCAGCCGCCCCAGACCGTCACCAGTTTGGAGGCGTTGAAGGAGTAGATCACCAGAATCAACATCGGCAGGTAGATAAACGACAAGCCGAAAATCAGCATGAACTTTGAAAATCCGAAGCGTTTCATCCCCGTGCCTCCATCTCTTTGGCCTGACTGCGGTTGAACAGCAGAATCGGCACAATCAGGATCAACAGCATCACCACCGCCAGCGCAGACGCCACCGGCCAGTCGCGGTTGTTGAAGAACTCTTGCCACAGCACACGGCCGATCATCAGGGTTTCCGGGCCGCCCAGCAGTTCCGGAATCACGAACTCACCGACCACCGGAATGAACACCAGCATGCAGCCGGCGATGATCCCGTTCTTGGCCAGCGGCACGGTGATTTTCCAGAAGTTGTTGAAGTTGCTCGAACCCAGGTCCGAACCCGCTTCCAGCAAGCTCTGGTCGTGCTTGACCAGGTTGGCGTACAGCGGCAACACCATGAACGGCAGGTAGGCGTAAACCACACCGATGTACACCGCGGTGTTGGTGTTGAGGATCTCGATCGGGTGGTCGGTCAGCCCGGTCCACATCAAAAACGCGTTGAGCAAACCGTTGTTGCTGAGAATGCCCATCCACGCATAAACGCGGATCAGGATCGCGGTCCAAGTCGGCATCATGATCAACAACAGCAAGACGTTTTGCGCTTCCTTGCTCGCTTTGGTGATCGCGTAGGCCATCGGGAAACCGATCACCAGGCACATCAGCGTGCTGAAAAACGCCACCTTCAACGAACCGAGGTAGGCCGAGATGTACAGCTCATCGTCGGTCAGCAACGCGTAGTTGCCGATGTTCAATAGCAGCTGGAATTTCTGCTCGGCGTAGGTGTAGATCTCAGAGTAGGGAGGAATGGCCAGGGCCGCTTCCGAGAAGCTGATCTTCATCACCAGGAAGAACGGCAACAGGAAAAACAGGCACAGCCACAGGAATGGAACCCCGATGACGAGCTTTCGACCACTCGGCATCAGCCGCATGAACTGCTGATTGAGTGTTTTCATGAGCGCAGTACCACGCCGCTGTCGTCTTCCCACCACACGTAGACCTTGTCGTCCCAGGTCGGACGGGCGCCACGGCGTTCGGCGTTGGCCATGAACGACTGCACGATCTTGCCGCCAGGCAATTCCACGTAAAACACCGAGTGACCGCCGAGGTAGGCGATGTCATGCACTTTGCCCTGGGACCAGTTGTAGCGAGTCTCCGGCTTGATCGTGCTGACCAGCATTTTTTCCGGGCGGATGGCGTAGGTGATCGACTTGTCCTGCACCGAGGTGCTGACGCCGTGACCGACGTAGATCTTCTGTTCCAGGTCCGGACTGTGAATGATCGCGTGACCTTCCAGGTCTTCCACCACGGTGCCGTCGAAGGCGTTCACGTTGCCGATGAATTCGCAGACCATGCGGCTGACCGGTGCTTCATAAATGTCGACCGGGCTGCCGATCTGGGCGATCCAGCCCAAGTGCATGATCGCGATGCGTTGGGCCATGGTCATGGCCTCTTCCTGATCGTGGGTCACCATCACGCAGGTCACGCCGACGCGTTCGATGATCTCGACCAGTTCCAGTTGCATCTGCGAGCGCAGTTTTTTATCCAGTGCGCCCATCGGTTCGTCGAGCAGCAACAGTTTCGGACGCTTGGCCAGGGAGCGGGCGAGGGCGACACGCTGACGCTGACCGCCGGACAACTGATGGGGTTTGCGTTTGGCGTATTGGGTCATGTGCACCAGGCGCAGCATCTCTTCGACGCGAGCGTCGATTTCGCTGGCTGGCAAACGGTCCTGCTTGAGGCCGAAGGCAATGTTCTGCGCAACCGTCATGTGCGGGAACAAGGCGTACGACTGGAACATCATGTTGATCGGCCGCTCGTACGGCGGCATGTCAGTGATGTCCACGCCATCGAGGAAAATCCGTCCATCGGTTGGGCGCTCGAAGCCTGCGAGCATGCGCAGCAGGGTCGATTTGCCGGAACCGGAACCGCCGAGCAGGGCGAAGATCTCGCCTTGATGAATCTCAAGCGAGACATCGTCTACTGCGCAGGTTTCGTCGAACTTCTTGGTGACGCGGTCGACTTTCAGCAACACCTTTTTCGATGTCTGCTGACCTTCAAGAGCCTTCCTGTAAGTGCTGGAGGCGTTTGCCATGTGAAACTCCCAACAGGTTTCAGTCGTCGGGCCAACGCGGCCTGACTTAATAGTTGATTGCAAGCCTTGGGGCATGCGGTGCCAGTCAGAGCGCTGATCTTCCGTGGGAGCGGGCTTGCCCGCGATGGCGTTGTGTCAGTCGATATCATCGTTGGCTGACACACCGCTTTCGCGGGCAAGCCCGCTCCCACAGGGGGATTCACGCTTGCTTCACTGGCATCGCCCGCCTTGGGCTAATTCGGCGCCGCCGTCCTGGCTGCCTGGTAGTACTTGTTGTTATCGCAGTGTGTTGTTGTCGCGAGTGTCGGGCGCGCAAAGGCGCGCCCGCCTGACTCACGGGGGCAGTAAATTGATTAATCGTGGTTGGCGTCAGCGTGATTTACGCAACGCGGCCCGTCGCCGGCACGCATCGCCGAACGCCTGGAAAATACTCAAATAAGGAGGATTGGAAAGCACCTGCCATTCCGGGTGCCATTGCACGCCGACGGCAAAGGTGGGGCTGTGTTCCACCGAAATCGCTTCGATCAAACCGTCCGGCGCAATCGCTTCGGCACGCAGGCCGGGGGCGAGTCGGTCGATGCCCTGGCTGTGAATCGAATTGACCATGAACTCGGCAGGCAACTCCAGCGCCTCGAACACGCCGCCCGGCTGCACCGTCACCGCATGGGCCGGGGCGTATTGCACCGCCAGCTCCGGACTGCCCGCTTCCCGGTGATCGAGCATCCCGGGCAGTTCATGCACCTTCTGGTGCAGGCTGCCGCCGAACGCCACGTTCATTTCCTGGAAGCCGCGGCAGATGCCCAGCACCGGCACGCCAGCCGCAATGGCCGCACGTAATAAAGGAAGGGTCGTGGCGTCCCGCGCCGGATCGTGATCCGTGCCGGGAGCGCTGGCCGGGCCTTGATAGTGGAAAGGTTCCACATTCGAAGGCGAGCCGGTCAGCAACAGGCCGTCAAGGTGCGCCAGCACATCCTCGATTTCAGTCTGTTCGCCCAGGGAAGGAATGATGACGGGCAGCCCCAGAGCCGCGACGCTGACAGCACGCAAGTACTTGTCGCCGCTGATGTGGTAGGGGTGCAGGCCAATCTGTTTGACGCACGCTGTAACGCCGATCAATGGCTTGAATGCCATTTTTATCACCTCGAAGTTTCACACTTGAACGAGCTTTTCCGGAGCTTAGCCTTGTTGATTTTAATTAACAACTCTCATGTAAAAAATTCTAAACGCCGTACGTCCGATCCTCAGGCTTTACGCGGTGTGCAAGACCAATGTGGCACTCTCGTGCCCATAAAAGGCCCGAAAATAAAGGTTGAAAGGCCAAGTG
This genomic window contains:
- a CDS encoding gamma-glutamyl-gamma-aminobutyrate hydrolase family protein, whose protein sequence is MAFKPLIGVTACVKQIGLHPYHISGDKYLRAVSVAALGLPVIIPSLGEQTEIEDVLAHLDGLLLTGSPSNVEPFHYQGPASAPGTDHDPARDATTLPLLRAAIAAGVPVLGICRGFQEMNVAFGGSLHQKVHELPGMLDHREAGSPELAVQYAPAHAVTVQPGGVFEALELPAEFMVNSIHSQGIDRLAPGLRAEAIAPDGLIEAISVEHSPTFAVGVQWHPEWQVLSNPPYLSIFQAFGDACRRRAALRKSR